Proteins encoded by one window of Lathyrus oleraceus cultivar Zhongwan6 chromosome 1, CAAS_Psat_ZW6_1.0, whole genome shotgun sequence:
- the LOC127111019 gene encoding uncharacterized protein LOC127111019, translating to MSQHQDTSASKNTKSTQKVSAPPMGIPDDEILDVVPLSVIPCEALDLNQSIDASTSACSNQGNTSSIPSGLTPAAHSREDKHSTDRVIRNLVTRILNESHSVKGVSTPLSQIYPSPEVEQHSEKDDDSSRQTVSEKGKSVASKTVNASHSEKHDDANVVIDLEDGSYEDQEESLLHHIKPSVAKRMKTRKGKSVVELMSARKAKKTTGIGPSKSWSKVEVKKRKVKDDSESEEDVEEDVPDISPVKKSTVRKSPRRVVVERELGKDAADVKEVMDLIKVVGLLKTVAGFSQCYEGRKIEGAGELEVTNNEVCREITARQVKGWPVKKHLPAGKLTVKYAILHKIGVLNWVPTNHISTIANTLGRFIFTVGTKVKFDYDRFLFEQIIKHASTNAVKLPIAFPSMICGIILNQHPGILCSNDLPSRRKPALSVHYKLFEGSHVEDIVMTSVMKKPTSKVGRIAELKEICKELGEGIRVATARKQSLEALIASLEQAKGENIENANVSHEEEAEAHTSSERSTNNDDTSGNFVSSADEAASSSSTE from the exons atgtcacaacatcaagaTACATCTGCTTCTAAAAATACTAAGTCTACTCAAAAGGTTAGTGCTCCTCCCATGGGCATTCCTGATGATGAGATTCTGGATGTTGTTCCTCTCTCTGTTATTCCCTGTGAGGCCCTTGATTTGAACCAATCCATTGATGCCTCAACTTCTGCATGCTCCAATCAAGGTAACACCTCTAGTATCCCTTCTGGTTTAACTCCTGCTGCTCACTCTAGGGAAGATAAACACTCCACTGATCGTGTtataagaaacctagtcactagaatccttaatgaaAGTCACTCTGTGAAGGGAGTCTCTACTCCCCTGTCTCAAATatacccctctcctgaggttgaacaACATAGTGAGAAGGATGACGATTCCTCCA GGCAAACCGTGTCTGAAAAAGGAAAATCGGTGGCATCTAAAACGGTCAATGCTTCCCATTCTGAGAAGCATGATGATGCAAACGTtgtgattgacctagaggatgGTAGCTATGAGGATCAAGAGGAAAGCTTACTTCATCACATAAAGCCAAGTGTGGCTAAACGCATGAAGACTCGCAAAGGTAAATCTGTGGTTGAACTTATGTCAGCTAGAAAAGCTAAGAAGACTACTGGTATTGGTCCCTCTAAATCTTGGAGCAAGGTTGaagtgaagaagaggaaggtcaAAGATGATTCTGAGTCTGAAgaggatgttgaggaagatgtccctgacatctcgCCTGTGAAGAAAAGCACTGTTAGGAAGTCTCCG AGAAGGGTGGTTGTGGAAAGGGAGTTGGGAAAAGATGCTGCTGATgtcaaggaggtcatggacctgataaAGGTTGTTGGGTTGTTGAAGACTGTGGCTGGGTTCTCTCAATGCTATGAGG GAAGAAAAATTGAGGGTGCAGGTGAATTAGAAGTTACaaacaatgaggtctgtagagaGATTACAGCTAGGCAGGTGAAAGGTTGGCCTGttaaaaagcatcttcctgctgGGAAGTTGACTGTCAAGTATGCTATCTTGCATAAAATAGGAGTTTTAAATTGGGTCCCTACCAACCATATTTCCACCATTGCTAATACCCTTGGGAGGTTTATTTTTACTGTTGGAACCAAAGTGAAATTTGACTATGATAGATTTTTGTTTGAACAAATCATCAAGCATGCATCTACTAATGCAGTTAAGCTAccaattgcctttccctctatgatCTGTGGAATTATCTTGAATCAACACCCTGGTATTTTGTGCTCTAATGACTtacctagtagaagaaaacctgctcTATCTGTGCACTATAAactgtttgaaggcagtcatgtcgaggatattgtcatgacatctgtcATGAAAAAGCCAACCTCAAAAGTTGGAAGAATTGCGGAACTTAAGGAGATTTGCAAAGAGCTGGgtgaagggataagggtagcaaccGCTAGAAAACAATCGTTGGAAGCcttgattgcaagcttggagcagGCTAAAGGTGAAAATATTGAAAATGCTAATGTCAGCCATGAAGAAGAAgctgaagcccacacctctagtgagaggtctaCTAACAACGATGACACAAGTGGCAATTTTGTTTCTAGTGCTGATGaagctgcaagctcaagctcTACTGAGTAA